The Thermodesulfovibrionales bacterium genomic interval CTTCTGATGGAACACCTATTTACAGTATAAGATACAGTGCTGAGAGGATACTATCGCCAAGGACTGCTTTTATATTAAAAGAGATTCTAACAGCAACAGTGAATGAAGATGGAACAGGAAGGCTTGCTGGAGTTGATGGAAATAGAGTTGCTGGAAAGACAGGTACAACAAGACTTTTTGATCCAGAAGTCAGAAGCTATTCTCAAGAAAGATATGTGAGCTCTTTTGTTGGATTTGTACCCGCTAAGGAACCAAAGATAGTTGCCATAGTTGTAATCGGAGAGCCCAAAGGAGCATATTATGGAGGCACTGTTGCTGCACCTGTCTTCAGGGAGCTTGCTGAGGCAACACTTTCTTACATGAGGGTACCAAGGGAGGATAGCACTGAACCTCAGGGATTACTGACAGCGGGTAAAGAAGAGCGAGGAGTAAGCAATGTAAGGAGGAGTCTTGAATCTCAATGAGAATAAGTGAACTTCTAAAGGGTCTAAATGTTGCTGTGGTACAGGATATCGAGATAAAAAATATATCCTATAATTCTAAGGATATAAAGGAAGGTTCACTCTTTGTTGCTATTAAAGGCCAGAGGGCTGATGGCCATGATTTTATCGAAGATGCGATAAAAAAAGGTGCTATTAGTGTTATCCTCGAGCGTGATGAGAAAAAATTAAAGGATAGATACAAGGATTGTCTTTTTATATTTGTTGAGGATTCGAGGACTGCTCTTGCAACTATCTCAAGTAATTTTTACGGAAGGATATCAGAAAGAGTTCCTGTTATTGGTGTAACAGGGACAAATGGAAAGACAACCACCACCTTTCTTATTAAATCCATACTTGAAACAGCAGGTATAAAAACAGGCCTCATAGGAACAATACATTATGAGATAGGAGACAGGATCCTTCCAGCATCCCATACAACACCTGAATCCCTTGATTTTCAGAGGCTTCTGAAAGAGATATACGATAGTGGTTGCAGAGCTGTAGTAGCAGAGGTATCATCCCATGGACTTGCCTTAAAGAGGGTTGACGGTACAGTCTTTAAAAGAGCAGTATTTACCAATCTTTCAAGAGACCATCTCGATTTCCACGGAGATATGGAGAATTATTTTATGGCAAAAGCGAGGCTTTTTACAGAACTTCTTGAAAATGGTGCACCGGCAATAATAAATAATGATGACGAATACGGGCTGAGATTAAAGGCTCTTGTAAAAGATAAGATGACTTATGGAATAATCTCAGGGGATATAAGGGCACTGAATATAAATAATTCCATTAAAGGGCTCAGTTTTGATGTGTCCTTTAATAACAGGACAATAAGTATTGAGTCACGCCTTACGGGTTTAATAAATGTATACAATATTCTTGGAGCCTTTGGAGTTACCTTCTCCCTTGGAATACCTATTGAGGCAATCAGGGAAGGAATAAAAAGACTTGAAAGTGTAAAGGGAAGATTTCAGAGGATTGATATGGGTCAGGATTTTCTTGTTGTTGTTGACTATGCCCATACACCTGATAGCCTTAAAAGATTAATACTCACAGCCAGGGAGATACTCACAGATTCGGCAACCCAACAAAGCTCTCCGGTGCCTGGACGGATCATAACCCTCTTTGGCTGTGGTGGTGACAGGGACAGAGGCAAGAGGCCTCTGATGGGTGAGATTGCAACAAAGTTGAGTGATTTTGTCATAATCACCACTGATAATCCGAGGTCAGAAGATCCAAATGAGATAATCGCTGATATCCTCAGAGGAGTTATAGGAGAGAATTATGCGGTCATACCCGATAGAGAAGAGGCAATAAGGCATGCCATAAAGAGTGCAGCCTCCGGAGATATAATCCTTATAGCCGGTAAAGGTCATGAGGATTACCAAGAGATCAAGGGACAGAGATTTTATTTCAGTGATGAGGAGACGGTAAGGAAGGTCCTTAAAGAAAGGCAGGTGCTTTATGCTTCTACTTAAAGATATAGTAGATGCCACAGCTGCAGAGATTATTTTTAAAGGACCTGAATCCTTCAGATCTCTTTCAATTGATTCAAGGACTGTGCAGGATGGAGAGCTATTTGTATGTTTAAGGGGCAGGAGGTTTGATGGACATGATTTTCTTCAGGATGCTTTGAATACAGCAAGCGGTGCAATTATAGATAATCCTGAAAAGATAGAGAGACTTTCATTAAAAAAGCAAGTTACTATACTTCTCGTTCATAATACACTGAGGTCAATGTGGGCTATGGCGACTGCCTTGAGAAGAAGAAGTATAAGGAATGTTATAGGAATAACAGGTTCAAATGGAAAGACAACAACAAAGGAAATGCTCTGGAATATCCTTTCCCTTCATGGTTCTGCTGTTAAGAATGAAGGAAATCTTAATAATGATATAGGGCTTCCACTTTCAATAATAAATAAAGTTGTTGGAGCTAATAATGATTTCATAGATTATGGAGTCTTCGAGATGGGTGCATCAAAACAAGGGGATATAAAACTCCTCTCAGAGATTGCAGAACCCGACTACGGTGTTATAACCAATATCGGACATGCCCATCTTGAGGGAATGGGTGGTATAGAAGGAGTTTACAGTACAAAGACCGAAATGGCACATTTTGTGAAAGTTCTCTTTATTAATGGAGATGATCAATATCTCAGGAGGATTAGGTCAGAAAAAAGAGAAGTTATTACCTTTGGTCTTGGAGAGGATTCTTCGGTTCGGGCAGAGGAGATAATTCTGGAGGAGGCCGGTTCTATTTACATGCTTAAAGCTGACATAAAAAACAGGTATTCTTCAAGGATAAAGGTCGTTACAGAGATA includes:
- a CDS encoding UDP-N-acetylmuramoyl-L-alanyl-D-glutamate--2,6-diaminopimelate ligase; translation: MRISELLKGLNVAVVQDIEIKNISYNSKDIKEGSLFVAIKGQRADGHDFIEDAIKKGAISVILERDEKKLKDRYKDCLFIFVEDSRTALATISSNFYGRISERVPVIGVTGTNGKTTTTFLIKSILETAGIKTGLIGTIHYEIGDRILPASHTTPESLDFQRLLKEIYDSGCRAVVAEVSSHGLALKRVDGTVFKRAVFTNLSRDHLDFHGDMENYFMAKARLFTELLENGAPAIINNDDEYGLRLKALVKDKMTYGIISGDIRALNINNSIKGLSFDVSFNNRTISIESRLTGLINVYNILGAFGVTFSLGIPIEAIREGIKRLESVKGRFQRIDMGQDFLVVVDYAHTPDSLKRLILTAREILTDSATQQSSPVPGRIITLFGCGGDRDRGKRPLMGEIATKLSDFVIITTDNPRSEDPNEIIADILRGVIGENYAVIPDREEAIRHAIKSAASGDIILIAGKGHEDYQEIKGQRFYFSDEETVRKVLKERQVLYAST
- a CDS encoding penicillin-binding transpeptidase domain-containing protein, which produces SDGTPIYSIRYSAERILSPRTAFILKEILTATVNEDGTGRLAGVDGNRVAGKTGTTRLFDPEVRSYSQERYVSSFVGFVPAKEPKIVAIVVIGEPKGAYYGGTVAAPVFRELAEATLSYMRVPREDSTEPQGLLTAGKEERGVSNVRRSLESQ
- a CDS encoding UDP-N-acetylmuramoyl-tripeptide--D-alanyl-D-alanine ligase, whose translation is MLLLKDIVDATAAEIIFKGPESFRSLSIDSRTVQDGELFVCLRGRRFDGHDFLQDALNTASGAIIDNPEKIERLSLKKQVTILLVHNTLRSMWAMATALRRRSIRNVIGITGSNGKTTTKEMLWNILSLHGSAVKNEGNLNNDIGLPLSIINKVVGANNDFIDYGVFEMGASKQGDIKLLSEIAEPDYGVITNIGHAHLEGMGGIEGVYSTKTEMAHFVKVLFINGDDQYLRRIRSEKREVITFGLGEDSSVRAEEIILEEAGSIYMLKADIKNRYSSRIKVVTEIRLSIPGMGNIYNSLAAGAVALYLGIPAEMVKKGLEEFRGVKLRLEIKEIDGIRFIVDAYNANPDSMKNAIKELVRLKKTRAIAVLGDMLELGNYSEELHRELGREIKREGIDIFIGVGTQMKYAFEEAKERGLYCAGSPDEAAELLSRILLPGDTVLIKGSRLMAMETIFEKLQLKITGVKG